One genomic segment of Hydrocarboniclastica marina includes these proteins:
- a CDS encoding universal stress protein produces MQPRKILVSLEYARDNSAILQRLTRFAQGLGTDDPAAELAVLLVVVDYSDGLERSYPFDKDALARARSGFLKARQKWLENQAQGLRAQGIPVEVKACWGKPKYVALLEVASEWEADLIMKTTYQHSALRRALLTPGDWHLIRKTHAPLWLVRDVPWGTHVSVAACVDPSPESPSARDERLLAAAHDLAVLLPAELHVIHAFEPAPTGLLPEFDALMDNSETIRHEVEAQQREAIDHLLAGRVEPGTRLHLEEGEAVDLLPDITARESIDLVVLGAVARSPLERVLIGSTAEQILDEITSDLLVIR; encoded by the coding sequence ATGCAGCCCAGAAAAATTCTGGTGTCCCTGGAGTACGCACGCGACAACAGCGCTATTCTCCAGCGGTTAACGCGCTTCGCCCAAGGTCTGGGTACGGACGACCCGGCTGCGGAACTTGCAGTGCTGCTGGTCGTCGTGGATTACAGTGACGGTCTTGAGCGGAGTTATCCCTTCGACAAAGACGCGTTGGCGAGAGCGCGCAGCGGATTTCTCAAGGCTCGGCAAAAATGGCTGGAAAACCAGGCGCAGGGGCTGCGCGCGCAAGGCATCCCCGTGGAGGTCAAAGCATGCTGGGGCAAGCCGAAGTATGTCGCTCTGCTGGAGGTCGCGAGCGAGTGGGAGGCTGATCTGATAATGAAGACCACATATCAGCACAGTGCTTTGCGACGGGCTTTACTCACACCGGGCGACTGGCACCTCATCCGTAAAACCCATGCACCGCTATGGCTGGTCCGGGATGTGCCATGGGGTACCCATGTCAGTGTTGCCGCTTGTGTCGACCCGTCGCCTGAAAGCCCCTCGGCCCGTGATGAGCGACTGTTGGCCGCAGCCCACGATCTGGCGGTGCTTTTGCCTGCTGAACTGCACGTCATCCACGCTTTCGAACCCGCCCCAACGGGACTGCTGCCTGAGTTCGATGCGTTGATGGACAACAGCGAAACTATTCGTCATGAGGTTGAGGCTCAGCAAAGAGAAGCGATCGATCATTTGCTGGCAGGCCGGGTAGAACCCGGTACCCGGTTGCATCTGGAGGAAGGGGAGGCAGTCGACCTGCTTCCAGACATCACTGCGCGGGAGTCGATCGACCTCGTTGTCCTGGGTGCTGTCGCCCGTAGCCCTCTGGAAAGAGTGCTCATTGGCAGCACGGCTGAACAGATACTTGATGAGATAACTTCGGATCTGTTGGTTATCCGATGA
- a CDS encoding YheT family hydrolase, giving the protein MPPLFQPPRWLRNGHLQTVWPTLFRRVELARPQRERLETPDNDFLNLDWYRAGHRRLAIISHGLEGHSRRPYVLGMVRMLQAQGWDVLAWNFRSCGGELNRSVGFYHSGATEDLDLVVGHGLGQGAYDRAALVGFSIGGNISLVYLGRKGDGLDSRVQGAVVFSVPCDLKGSAEQLARPENRIYMRRFVRDLRAKMIAKHQHFPDLINLHGIEQVCTFRQFDDRYTAPLHGFRDAEDYWKQCSSLFYLHRIRRPTLIVNAIDDPFLSAACYPQAEVRGNSHIQLETPAHGGHVGFVPAKLAQPGHYWSELRAANFLENLAAIGT; this is encoded by the coding sequence ATGCCCCCGTTGTTTCAACCGCCACGCTGGTTGCGCAATGGCCACCTGCAAACCGTCTGGCCGACGCTGTTCCGTCGTGTCGAGCTGGCACGCCCTCAGCGCGAACGGCTTGAAACCCCTGACAATGACTTTCTCAATCTGGACTGGTATCGGGCGGGCCATCGGCGACTCGCCATCATCAGCCATGGCCTCGAAGGTCACAGCCGACGTCCGTACGTACTGGGGATGGTCAGGATGCTGCAGGCGCAAGGCTGGGATGTACTGGCATGGAACTTCCGCTCCTGCGGGGGCGAGCTGAACCGCTCCGTCGGGTTCTACCACAGTGGCGCCACGGAAGACCTTGACCTGGTGGTTGGCCACGGTCTGGGCCAGGGCGCCTATGATCGGGCCGCGCTGGTCGGTTTCAGTATCGGTGGCAATATCAGCCTGGTCTATCTGGGGCGCAAGGGCGACGGCTTGGATTCAAGGGTACAGGGTGCGGTGGTTTTCTCGGTCCCCTGCGACCTGAAAGGCAGTGCCGAACAACTGGCTCGCCCGGAAAATCGTATCTATATGCGCCGATTCGTGCGGGATCTACGGGCGAAAATGATCGCGAAGCATCAGCACTTTCCCGACTTGATCAATCTGCACGGGATCGAACAGGTATGTACGTTTCGCCAGTTTGATGACCGATACACTGCACCGCTGCATGGCTTCCGGGACGCCGAGGATTACTGGAAACAGTGCTCCAGTCTTTTCTATCTTCACAGGATTCGAAGGCCGACGCTAATTGTCAACGCGATCGATGATCCATTTCTATCCGCGGCTTGCTACCCTCAGGCAGAGGTTCGCGGCAACAGCCATATTCAGCTGGAAACGCCGGCCCATGGAGGGCACGTTGGTTTTGTGCCGGCGAAATTGGCGCAGCCGGGCCATTACTGGTCCGAGCTTCGGGCCGCGAATTTTCTCGAAAATCTGGCGGCTATCGGCACCTAG